A genomic region of Amphiura filiformis chromosome 6, Afil_fr2py, whole genome shotgun sequence contains the following coding sequences:
- the LOC140154072 gene encoding uncharacterized protein, producing MSPVVKIHRQDLELVKKIGEGGYGTVYHMIWRKSGENIHVAAKKQYEVERRELDILSKLSHPNIVSLIGVVPGDLDFMLILELCEGGSLRSYLNTNGKKPLSAKLFQTWSKHAANAIQYLNHMKIVHKDIKCDNYLITSDSVLKLADFGLAKELEQTLSNATMTGTWPYMAPELLKDSMLSPKLDIYAYAVVLWEMITGKIPYEGMTYHEIIWHVCQHNKRLEIPPDCPKHLAELMTLCWEEDHKKRPSIDTVMSMLDGEQHDTSWVLHLQFAHQDDPCPNTHKLHQACGISAHNSSHIAVNDIHTSQVIIYDYSGNFKVSLGPNKAPKGSEIFHKSPRGVAAGSDGRFFMTDESHFVKIYESTGELMDKFRAVSPENQLCEDGTWLGALAIDNHGQVLVGACKSTNFISCHTQTGHHIKTISTTLLPVYLASTPLDTIVISSWAPNTVQIIDKTGDVLFDLDPPPCVTRWRPTGVCCSHDTIFVANDNQSAVDEFGIYIYSLSGDYLGCAIKNVMNPTGIAVTDDGKTLLVAQYDLGNPQGGQGLHGVKIFKKETKGRVHEKEDSLSSVMGTLVHISRQNLTLVTKIGEGGFGSVYHMIWKKDPKNDVHVAAKRPYKVDSPELQILSKLCHPNIVKLIGIVPGELDFMLIFELCEGGSLRSYLNKNKKVPLEASLFTTWSKQAAKAIQYLHQLNIVHKDIKCENYLIATNYVLKLADFGLAKEMAKTCIATHRATWTHMAPELLESCELSANIDIFAYGVVVWEILTGQVPYKGMGYQAIVWHVCHENKRLEIPADCPIHVAELMTLCWQEDPKKRPSIDDVISILDTPYTEEQQQRMSLSLRQLPTMSPPHCSNNNQAITTFLDSNNSPQVGVWEMSGQFGHQDDGSEMPHLQQAGGIAISQDGRHVAISDIHAGYVNICDDTGQIKLQLPINNTAPRAPEFNRYSPHDVAISSDGLYFVTDFSCFVKIYDNRGTLKDKFPVVSPQNKPCNEDVRLAGLATDNKGAVLVGATLLSTPMYEGFISKHTQTGTHVDTIPLTDGILPQFLAVTPLNTIILTSWSPPWMPNTSKKVSTNMTVQILHESGQLLQTVEPPPSVSFWRPTGICCSEDTIFVANDNQVTPYEYGIYCFSLSGEYLRCATKKVINPTGIAVTGDGNKLIVTQNELGNHMAGCGLHGVKMFTQKISTVEQN from the exons ATGAGTCCTGTGGTAAAGATTCATCGGCAAGATCTAGAATTAGTCAAGAAGATTGGAGAAGGTGGCTATGGCACAGTATATCATATGATATGGAGGAAATCAGGAGAGAACATCCATGTTGCCGCAAAAAAACAATACGAAGTTGAGCGACGTGAACTTGACATTTTGTCTAAACTTAGCCATCCGAATATTGTGAGTCTAATTGGAGTAGTTCCAGGAGACTTGGATTTTATGTTGATACTTGAGCTTTGTGAAGGGGGATCCTTGCGATCTTATCTCAATACAAATGGCAAGAAGCCATTGTCTGCAAAATTGTTTCAAACATGGTCCAAACATGCAGCAAATGCGATTCAATATCTCAATCACATGAAGATCGTTCACAAAGACATAAAATGCGATAATTACTTGATAACCAGCGACAGCGTTCTGAAATTAGCCGATTTCGGTTTGGCAAAGGAGCTTGAGCAGACTCTTAGTAATGCAACTATGACTGGAACTTGGCCATATATGGCACCGGAACTTTTGAAAGATAGCATGCTTTCTCCCAAGCTGGATATTTACGCATATGCAGTGGTGCTGTGGGAGATGATAACAGGGAAGATTCCTTACGAAGGAATGACATATCATGAGATTATATGGCATGTATGTCAACATAATAAAAGGCTAGAGATTCCTCCAGATTGTCCAAAGCACCTTGCAGAGCTGATGACTTTATGCTGGGAGGAAGATCACAAGAAGCGACCTAGTATTGATACGGTCATGTCCATGCTTG ATGGTGAACAGCATGACACATCTTGGGTACTACATCTGCAGTTTGCTCACCAGGATGACCCATGCCCAAACACACACAAACTTCACCAAGCATGTGGCATCTCTGCACACAACAGCAGTCATATTGCAGTCAATGATATCCACACTTCACAAGTCATCATATACGATTATTCAGGGAATTTCAAAGTTAGCTTGGGGCCAAACAAGGCACCAAAAGGCTCTGAAATCTTTCACAAATCTCCACGAGGAGTTGCAGCTGGATCAGATGGGCGGTTCTTCATGACGGATGAAAGCCACTTTGTAAAAATCTACGAGTCAACAGGAGAACTGATGGATAAATTTAGAGCTGTTTCTCCAGAAAATCAACTGTGTGAAGATGGTACGTGGTTAGGAGCCCTAGCAATTGATAATCATGGTCAAGTACTTGTTGGAGCATGCAAGAGCACCAATTTCATCAGCTGCCACACCCAAACAGGTCATCATATCAAGACTATCTCTACCACCCTTTTGCCAGTCTATCTTGCGAGCACACCTCTGGACACAATTGTCATCAGTTCTTGGGCACCAAATACTGTGCAAATCATCGACAAGACAGGAGATGTCCTGTTTGATTTAGATCCACCTCCGTGCGTTACCCGCTGGAGACCAACAGGTGTATGCTGCAGTCATGATACCATCTTTGTTGCTAATGACAACCAATCAGCTGTAGATGAATTTGGTATCTACATCTATTCCTTGTCTGGTGATTATCTTGGATGTGCTATCAAGAATGTTATGAATCCAACTGGAATAGCAGTCACAGATGATGGAAAGACACTTCTGGTGGCACAGTATGATCTTGGAAATCCTCAAGGTGGACAAGGTTTGCATGGTGTCAAGATATTCAAGAAGGAGACTAAAGGCAGAGTGCATGAGAAGGAGGATTCTTTATCTTC AGTGATGGGCACTTTGGTTCACATTTCTCGTCAAAACTTAACCTTGGTTACAAAGATTGGAGAAGGAGGATTTGGTTCTGTTTATCACATGATCTGGAAGAAAGACCCAAAGAATGATGTCCATGTTGCTGCTAAAAGACCATACAAAGTTGATTCTCCCGAACTACAAATTCTGTCAAAACTATGTCATCCAAACATTGTCAAACTTATAGGAATTGTACCTGGAGAGTTGGATTTTATGCTGATATTTGAACTGTGTGAAGGTGGCTCCTTACGTTCATATCTAAATAAGAACAAGAAAGTCCCACTCGAAGCGTCACTGTTTACAACATGGTCCAAGCAAGCTGCAAAAGCTATTCAATATCTTCACCAGTTGAATATAGTTCACAAAGACATAAAATGCGAAAACTACCTGATAGCAACAAACTATGTCTTGAAACTGGCTGATTTCGGCCTTGCGAAAGAGATGGCTAAAACATGCATAGCAACTCACAGAGCAACATGGACACATATGGCACCGGAACTTCTAGAGAGTTGTGAGCTATCTGCCAACATTGATATATTTGCTTATGGCGTAGTCGTGTGGGAGATATTGACAGGACAGGTTCCCTATAAAGGTATGGGATACCAGGCCATAGTGTGGCATGTTTGTCATGAGAATAAACGTCTAGAGATTCCAGCGGATTGTCCAATACATGTTGCCGAGTTGATGACTTTGTGTTGGCAAGAAGATCCTAAGAAGAGGCCAAGTATTGATGATGTAATCTCAATACTTGACACACCTTACACAGAGGAGCAGCAGCAGAGAATGTCCTTATCATTAAGACAGCTACCAACCATGTCACCTCCACATTGCAGCAACAATAATCAAGCAATAACAACATTTCTTG ACAGTAACAACAGCCCACAAGTTGGTGTATGGGAGATGTCAGGACAATTTGGTCACCAAGACGATGGATCAGAAATGCCTCATTTGCAACAAGCGGGAGGGATTGCCATCTcacaagatggccgccatgtTGCCATCTCTGACATCCATGCAGGGTATGTCAATATCTGTGATGACACAGGACAAATCAAACTCCAGCTTCCTATTAATAACACAGCCCCTAGAGCTCCAGAATTCAATCGTTATTCTCCCCACGATGTAGCAATAAGCTCCGATGGGCTTTATTTCGTAACTGACTTCAGCTGCTTTGTGAAAATCTATGACAACAGAGGTACACTGAAGGATAAATTCCCTGTTGTCTCACCTCAAAACAAACCATGCAATGAAGATGTGCGATTAGCTGGACTTGCAACAGATAACAAGGGAGCCGTACTTGTAGGAGCTACTCTGCTCTCAACACCCATGTATGAAGGGTTCATCAGTAAACACACCCAAACTGGGACTCATGTTGACACCATACCTCTTACTGATGGTATTCTACCACAATTCTTAGCTGTTACCCCTTTAAACACCATCATCCTCACATCCTGGTCTCCTCCCTGGATGCCTAACACATCAAAAAAAGTCTCCACAAACATGACTGTGCAAATTCTACATGAATCAGGCCAACTTTTGCAAACTGTAGAACCACCGCCGTCTGTGTCATTCTGGAGACCTACAGGCATTTGCTGCAGTGAGGACACCATCTTTGTAGCAAATGATAACCAAGTTACCCCTTATGAGTATGGAATCTATTGTTTCTCCTTATCCGGTGAATATCTTAGATGTGCCACAAAAAAGGTTATCAATCCTACTGGAATAGCGGTGACGGGAGATGGAAACAAACTTATAGTGACTCAGAATGAGCTTGGTAATCATATGGCTGGGTGTGGATTACatggtgtcaaaatgttcacACAAAAAATAAGCACTGTAGAACAAAACTGA